GACTCAACAACGTGACGACGGCGAGCGACCTCGCGGCGCTGCTCGAGGCGATCGAGCGCGGGCGCGCGGCGTCGGCCGGCGCCTGCGCGGAGATGCGGCGCGTGCTGCTCGGCCAGGAGCTCGACGCCGGGTCGATTCCCGCAGGGGTGCCGCCGGGCACGCGGGTCGCCCACAAGAGCGGGCAGATCACCGGCGTGCTCCACGACGCGGCGATCGTCTATCCGCGGGGCCGGCCACCGTACGTGCTCGTCGTGCTCACGCGCGGCATCCCCGACGAGAAGCTCGCCGCGGCCGCGATCGCCGACGTGTCGCGGCTGGTGTACGCGTACGCGGCGCCGAACGAGGCGACGACGTCACGTCGTTAGGCGGGCCTTCCGGCGGCACTTCTCCTCGTACAGCGCGGCGTCCGCGTTGGCGAGCAGGTCCTCCAGCGTGGGCGGCGCCGAGCCGTCGGCGCGCCGCGCGTGCGACTCGCTCGCCACGCCGACGCTGAGGCTCAGCACGTACGACTGGCCGTGCGCGGCGTTCGCCGCGGCGAGCCGCTGCTCGATGCGAGCGGTCACGGCGCGGGCGATCGCCGCCGCGTCCATCCCCCACGCCGTGCACCGCGAACGCGACGAACTCGTCGCCGCCCAGCCGTCCGATGACGTCCGACTCGCGGAACGTGGCGCGCAGCACGTCGGCGACGGTGCGCAGCGCGACGTCGCCCTCGGCGTGGCCGTGGCCGTCGTTGATGCGCTTGAAGTCGTCCATGTCCATGTAGAAGACGAGCACCGGCGCGCCGCGCTCGCGCGCGCGGTCGAGCGCCTGCCCGGCGACGGTGAGGAACCCGCGCCGGTTGTACAGCGTCGTCAGCTCGTCGACCAAGGACAGCGAGCGCAGCGCGGCCTCGGCCTGCTTGCGGTCGGTGATGTCGCGCATGACCGACGAGTAGTACGTCGGCCGGCCGTCGGCGCCGAAGTGCGCGATGAGCACCTGCTCCACCGGCACGTCGCGGCCGTCGCGCTTGCGGAGCACGGTCTCGCCGCGCCACGTGCCCTCGCGCGCCGCGATGCGCGTCGCCTCCTCCAGCGCGCCGCCGGGCATCAGCTGCGGCTGGACGTCGGCCATCGAGAGGTCGTACGCGCCGTCGGCCGAGCGCTGCGGCGGAAGGCCGAGCATCGCGCGGCCGGCGCCGTTCAGGTACTGCAGGCGGCCATCGATGTCGCTCACCGTGACGACGTCCGGCGTCTCCTCGAGGATCGCCGCGAGCCGCGCGCGCGCCGACTCCGCGCGGCGCCTGTCGCTGATGTCGCGCGTGAACAGCGCGAGCCCGCCGGGGATCGGCACGGCGCGGACGTGCAGCCACTGCTCCTCCCCCGCCTCGGTATACACGCACCGCTCGTCGTCGAACGACACGCGGCCCTCGGCGACGGCGACGTACGTGTCGTGGAGGTCGAGGCGCACCTGCACCGGGAAGCATTCGCGGAGCCGCGTGCCGATCACCGCCGCGCGCGGTCGGCCGGCGAGCCGCTCGGCGGCCGCGTTCATGTCGATGACCGCGAAGTCCACGACCCGCCGCCCGTCGCGCAGCGAGCGCAGGAACACCCACGCCTCCGGGATCGCGTCGAGCGCCGCTCGCTGGTACCGCTCGGTGGCGAGCGCCAGCTCGCCCGTCGGTGAATCGGCGGGACGGGGTGCGAGGGCGACCGGCGCGTCCAACGGCGCCGTGGCGTCTGCCATGTCGGGGGGATGGGGCGGAGGCGGGAGCGCGACCGACGTACCGTCGCGCCGGCAACTCGTGGAGCGGCCGCCTCCTATGACGAGCCGGTCATGGTGACGTCACCGCGCTCGCGGCCGGGCCGCCGGCAGGAATGGCGAGCGATGCGCGGGGTGGGACTCGAACCCACGACCTTGCGGTTAAAAGCCGCTTGCTCTACCGACTGAGCTACCCGCGCCATCCCGACCCAGGGCGCCGGGGAATCTAACCGGTGTCCCCCGGCGCGGCGCGGACGTTGCGGCGTTTAACTGTGTCAGTGGCGGCGTGGTCCCCCGCGACCGGCCGTGCCCACCGACCTCATTCTCCGCATCCGGAGGGCAGCTCGGTATGGAAACCTGGAGCGACAGCGCGTCCACCGAGTCCGGCGCGGGCCGACGATCGGCCGGCGATCGGCTGCATGCCGCACTGGACGCCGTGCTCCAGGCCTTGGGCACCCCTGCCGCCCCGCTCGACATCCTGCGGCGCGTGGTCGTGCGCTACGGAGCGCTCGCCCACGAGCAGGCGGTCCAGCTCGAGGACATGCTCGCGGCGCTCACCCGCGGGGTGCGCGGGGTCCTCGCCTCGCACCCCACGACCGCCGAAGCCGAGCTGCTGGCGTTCGTACAATGGTGGGCCGTTCACGGCTACCATCGCGCGGACTGATCCTCAGACCGCCTCGAGCTCCCGCTCCTCCAGCGACGACAGGATGCTCGACGCCGCACGCTCGGCGTGCACGCGGAGCTCGGGGACGGCGGTCGCCTCCCAGTAGCGCGCCTTCAGCAGCGGCCCGACGTGGTGCAGCACCCGCGACGGCACGCCGTGCCGGTCGAGCAGCGCGCCGTCGTCCGCCGTCTCGACGCCGAGGCCGAGCGTGTCGGGCATGAGCAGACCGCGGTCGCGCAGCGAGGCGATGAGCGGCTCTGCGAGGCGCCGCACGTCGGCGTCGGGGCCGGTGCAGTTCAGCACCCGTGCCACGCGCACGAGCTCGGGGCTCGACGCGCCGCGCCGCTGCAGCGTGACCGTGACGCCGTCCTCGTCGGCGGCGTAGCGCAGGACCCGTCCGGCGACGACGGCGAGCCGACCAGCAGCGGCGTGCCCGCGCAGCGCGGCGTCCAGCTCCGGCGCGGTACGGTGGCGGTGGACGTCCCAGTAGACGCGCAGGTGCCGGAGGAAGCGGGCCCGCTCGCGCACGCCGAGCCGCGCCCAGAGCTGCGGCGTTATCGGACGGAGCGACCCGATCACCTCGCGCCAGTCGACGCCGGCGGCGGCCAACCGGGCGACGTGGGCGCGGACCGCCTTGAGGTAGGCGAGCGCCGTCGGCGGTCCGGTCAGGATGTCGGGCGGCCGATGATCCGACGCAGGTGGCACGCTCGGCGACCGGTGCGGCAGGGGAAGCAGGCCGCGGCGCGCGACGGCGAGCATGCGGCCGGCGCCGCGCGCCTGGAGGTCGAGCGCGATGTCGAGCATCGTGAGGCCCGTGCCGATCAGCAGCACCGGCTCGCCCGGCTGCACGACGTCCAGCGCGCCGGCGCTCCACGGATCGCGGACGTAGCGCGGGCTCCGGTAGAACTCCGGCGTGTGCACCGGCGGATCGGCGGGCGCGAAGTTGCCGAGCGCGAGGACCACCCGATCGGCGCGCACGACCTGGCCGTCGGCGAGCCGGAGGCGGGCCGAGGCGCCGTCGTCGCAGAGGTCCAGCGACACGACCTCGTCGACCACGCGCTCGAGCGTCGCGCCGTCCACCGCGCTCGACTCGGCGGACGAGAGCACGTGCTCCAGGTACTCGCCGTAGAGGCGGCGCGGGACGAACGTGCCGCCGGCCACGCCGGGAAGCCGCCGCTGCGCGAAGCGGAGGAAGTCGTCCTCGTCGTCGACGAACGCGCTCATGCGGCCCGCCGGCACGTTCAGGACGTGGGCCTCGGTGCGCGTGCCGTACGCGACGCCGCGTCCCATCGGGCCCGAGCGGTTCACGAGGAGCACACGGAGGGGGCCCGCCGCGCGGCGCAGCAGGTGCGCCGCGACGAGCGTACCGCTGAAGCCAGCGCCGACGACGGCTACGGTGTAACGAGGCTCGGTCATCCCCAATGATGGGGTCGCCAGTGGAATCTGGCCACCCGTGGGTGGTACCGATCGTGCGCTTCCGCGGCGCGATGATCCCGGTGCTTCCTCCCGATTCGTCCGCCCGGCCGCGCGGCGCTCCGATGCTCGTTCCCGAGTGGCGTCGGCTTCCCGTGGGGGCTGAGATGGCGCCGGACGGCGGCGTGCACTTCCGGGTGTGGGCGCCGCGGTGCGAGCGGCTCGAGCTCGTCCTGGAGTCGTCGAACGGCGCCGCGCCGCGCTCGGTGGCGCTGGCGCGCGAGGCAGGCGGCCACTGGTCGGGGCTCGTCGAGGACGCCGGCGCGGGCACGCTGTACCGCTACCGCATCGACGGGGAGGGCCCGTTCCCGGACCCGGTGTCGCGCTTCCAGCCGGAGGGGCCACACGGGCCGAGCGAGGTCGTGGATCCCGGAGCGTTCCGGTGGACCGACGCGGCGTGGCGCGGCGTGCCGCGCGACCGGCACGTGCTCTACGAGCTGCACGTCGGCGCGTTCACGCGCGACGGCACGTGGGCCGCCGCGGCGGAGCGGCTGCCCGGGCTCGCGGAGCTCGGCGTGACGACGCTCGAGGTGATGCCGGTGGCGGAGTTCCCGGGAACGTTCGGGTGGGGCTACGACGGCGTCGGGCTGTATGCGCCGACCCGGCTGTACGGCCACCCCGACGACTTCCGCGCGTTCGTGGACCGGGCGCACGCGGCCGGCATCGCGGTGATCCTCGACGTCGTGTACAACCACGTCGGCCCCGACGGCAACTACCTCGAGAAGTTCTCGCCGTGGTACTTCAGCGAGACGCACGGCACGGACTGGGGCGCGGGGTTCAACTTCGACGGGCCGCACTGCGAGCCGGTGCGCGAGTTCGTGCTGTCGAACGTCGAGTACTGGATGACCGAGTTCCACCTCGACGGGCTGCGCCTGGATGCGACGCAGGCGATCGTCGACGACTCGACGCCGCACATCCTCGTCGAGATCGGCGAGCGCGCACGCGCGGCGGCGATCGGCCGCGAGACGCTCGTGGTGAACGAGAACGAGCCGCAGCGGGTGCAGCTCGTGCGCCCCGTCGACGCCGGCGGGTGCGGGCTGGACATGATCTGGAACGACGACTGGCACCACAGCGCGCTCGTCGCGTTAGGCGGCCGCGACGAGGCGTACTACACCGACTATCGCGGCACGGCGCAGGAGCTCGTGTCGGCGGCGAAGTACGGCTTCCTGTTCCAGGGACAGTG
This DNA window, taken from Gemmatirosa kalamazoonensis, encodes the following:
- a CDS encoding sensor domain-containing diguanylate cyclase, which codes for MADATAPLDAPVALAPRPADSPTGELALATERYQRAALDAIPEAWVFLRSLRDGRRVVDFAVIDMNAAAERLAGRPRAAVIGTRLRECFPVQVRLDLHDTYVAVAEGRVSFDDERCVYTEAGEEQWLHVRAVPIPGGLALFTRDISDRRRAESARARLAAILEETPDVVTVSDIDGRLQYLNGAGRAMLGLPPQRSADGAYDLSMADVQPQLMPGGALEEATRIAAREGTWRGETVLRKRDGRDVPVEQVLIAHFGADGRPTYYSSVMRDITDRKQAEAALRSLSLVDELTTLYNRRGFLTVAGQALDRARERGAPVLVFYMDMDDFKRINDGHGHAEGDVALRTVADVLRATFRESDVIGRLGGDEFVAFAVHGVGDGRGGDRPRRDRSHRAAARRGERRARPVVRAEPQRRRGERVARAARRRLGAAHAGGPARQRGRRAVRGEVPPEGPPNDVTSSPRSAPRTRTPAATRRRSRPRRASRRGCRA
- a CDS encoding FAD/NAD(P)-binding protein, giving the protein MTEPRYTVAVVGAGFSGTLVAAHLLRRAAGPLRVLLVNRSGPMGRGVAYGTRTEAHVLNVPAGRMSAFVDDEDDFLRFAQRRLPGVAGGTFVPRRLYGEYLEHVLSSAESSAVDGATLERVVDEVVSLDLCDDGASARLRLADGQVVRADRVVLALGNFAPADPPVHTPEFYRSPRYVRDPWSAGALDVVQPGEPVLLIGTGLTMLDIALDLQARGAGRMLAVARRGLLPLPHRSPSVPPASDHRPPDILTGPPTALAYLKAVRAHVARLAAAGVDWREVIGSLRPITPQLWARLGVRERARFLRHLRVYWDVHRHRTAPELDAALRGHAAAGRLAVVAGRVLRYAADEDGVTVTLQRRGASSPELVRVARVLNCTGPDADVRRLAEPLIASLRDRGLLMPDTLGLGVETADDGALLDRHGVPSRVLHHVGPLLKARYWEATAVPELRVHAERAASSILSSLEERELEAV
- the treZ gene encoding malto-oligosyltrehalose trehalohydrolase, yielding MLVPEWRRLPVGAEMAPDGGVHFRVWAPRCERLELVLESSNGAAPRSVALAREAGGHWSGLVEDAGAGTLYRYRIDGEGPFPDPVSRFQPEGPHGPSEVVDPGAFRWTDAAWRGVPRDRHVLYELHVGAFTRDGTWAAAAERLPGLAELGVTTLEVMPVAEFPGTFGWGYDGVGLYAPTRLYGHPDDFRAFVDRAHAAGIAVILDVVYNHVGPDGNYLEKFSPWYFSETHGTDWGAGFNFDGPHCEPVREFVLSNVEYWMTEFHLDGLRLDATQAIVDDSTPHILVEIGERARAAAIGRETLVVNENEPQRVQLVRPVDAGGCGLDMIWNDDWHHSALVALGGRDEAYYTDYRGTAQELVSAAKYGFLFQGQWYRWQRQRRGTPTFGVEPWRFVHFLQNHDQVANSGRGERVHRLTSAARLRALTALLLLGPQTPMLFMGQEFASSAPFLFFADHGADLARKVAVGRRAELAQFVNLSLDEMERELARPDARETFERCVLDDAERERHAPWWRLHRDLLRLRRDDPWIATPGVRLDGAVLAEHAFVLRYFAADGADRLIAVNLGRTLHLDPAPEPLLAPPEGRRWRIAWSSEDPRYGGLGTPPLDAPEAPTSPPQKPTVRWHTENWRLTAECAVVLAPEG